DNA from Candidatus Methylomirabilota bacterium:
GGCTTGTGGACCAGGCGGTGTCCCAGGCCGACTCGCTCTAGCAGCTGTGTGGCGCGGGCACGATGGTGGTGCTGAGGGATCGCCTTGGAGAACCGCATGGCCAGCATCACGTTCTCCAGGGCGGTAAAGGCCGCTAGGAGGTTGAAGCTCTGGAAGACATAGCCGATATTCCGGGCGCGGAAGTGGTCCCGTTCGGCCGGGTGAAGAGTGGTGACGTCGGTTCCGGCCACCCGGATTCTGCCGGTCGTGGGGTTAAGAATTCCGGCGAGCAGGTGGAAAAGTGTCGTCTTCCCCGTCCCGCTCGCGCCGACGATGGCCCAGCGACTCCCTGTGGGGACGGTGAAGTCGTGGATGTCCAGGACGGGCAGCCACTCGCCGCCTCCCATGGGGTAGGACTTCTGAACCTCTGCTAATTCAATCACCGCGGCGGAAAAAAGACGGGGGCCCTCCGCAAACACAAAGGAGGGCCCCCAAGGGTACGGTTACTTAAACGCCTGGTGCAGCACCCGGCCCACGCTGAGGCTCGGGGAACTCACCCGGATGAGCGTAGCCAGGGTCGGTGCGATATCATAGACCGATGCCTTCGTGGCGTAGCGCCCCGCTTTCACACCTGGCCCCATGAAAATGATGGGGACCCGGCTGTCATAGTCGTACGGGGAGCCGTGGGTCGTCCCGTACTGCAGTGGCGCCGCAAAGAGGTACCAGTAGGGCTTCTGGACAACGAAGACATCTCCGCTCAGTGCCACGTTGAAGGCCGCCATCATCTTCCGGCCCTGTTCCGATTTGGTGACCGTTCCATTCACCAGTTGGGTCCGGGTAAAGACGTTGGCCACTCCGGGATAGGTCAGGAGGAACCGGGCGGCCACATTCTCGACCTCCGTGGGGTTGAGCTTTTTTTTGCGGATCGTGTCCACGTTCAGATAGACGTTCGGGTTCCACCAGGCCGCGACCCAGTCGTCGGGACCAAAGGCCTTGTCCAGGGCATTATCGATGGCCTTGGCCATGTCTTTGGGGTTAATCCGCCCGGCGTCCACCCCGAGCTCCTGCATGTACTCGGGGATGGGTGCCATGCCGTGGTCGGCGGTCATCACGACCAGGACGTTTTCCATTCCGACCTTGTTGTCTAAAAACTTGAAAAGGTCGGCCACCGTCCGGTCCAGCCGCAGCACCGTGTCCTGGATTTCCACGCTGTAGGGTCCAAAGGCGTGGCCGACGTAGTCCACGGAGGAAAAGCTCACCGAGAGCAGGTCGGTCACACCTCGCCGCCCGAGCTTCTCGGCCACGACCGCCTTCTTGACCAGCTCCAGGGTGACCTTGTCCCCAAAGGGGGTGAAGCGGAGCATCTTGAAGTAGTTTTTGCCCGGCTTCTCCAGTCCCGAGGTGAGCTTGTGCGGGAAGGTGCGGCCCACCCCCTTGTAGTTGGTCTCGTACTTCCGGTCGTCCCGGGCGGAGCGGGCGTAGTCGCTGGCGGGCCGGAGCAGCTTCCACTCCTTCCCGAAGTAGCTGGCGGCCAGCTTCTGGGCATTGAACGCATCCAACCACTTTGGGTTTTTCTTATAATAATACTGGCTGGTGACGAACTTCCCCGACGAGGAGCTATACCAGAATGACTTGCCCAACTTGCCCCCGGTCAGGATCGCCCCGCGGTCCTTGACGGAGATCGAGATGACCTTGGACTGGAAACTGTTGGCCAGGAGAAGCTCATCCCCGACCGTCGTCCCGTTGAAGTTCCGGGGCGAGCTCCCTGCGTGCTTCTTGATCTTCTTCTTGCCGCCAGCATAGAATTTGACGGAAGAGTCCTCCACACAGTAGACCCGGCTGTCTGTCTTTCGATCGTACCAGTCGTTGGCAGGCAGCCCACTCAGGCCCGGACCGGCTCCGGAGAGAATTGCCGAATGTCCCACCGCGGTGTAGGTGGTGGAGTGTTTGAATTCGGCGTTGGTGAACCAAGCTCCGTCCTCCATCAGGCGCTTGAGGCCCCCCTTGCCAAACAGGTCGCCAAACCGGTCCAGGTAGTCCGCTCGGAACCCGTCGCTGATCAACACCAAGACCAGCTTGGGCCGCTTGGGGCTAGCAGCATTCGCCACCCCCGTATTCGATCCGGAAAGCGTGAGCGCGCAAAGGAGCATAAATATTGTGGGTATGAGCACGTATCGTTTTCTCTTCATTTGGATCCCTCCGTCTGCTTGAAGCAGTAGCCCACGTGTCGCATCTGGTCGGAAAACCGAAACCGCGTTATCCCCCCTTTCTCAAAAATCCATAAGGATCAAAGACCTTACTTGGTGGAAAACCTGGA
Protein-coding regions in this window:
- a CDS encoding ABC transporter ATP-binding protein; this translates as MIELAEVQKSYPMGGGEWLPVLDIHDFTVPTGSRWAIVGASGTGKTTLFHLLAGILNPTTGRIRVAGTDVTTLHPAERDHFRARNIGYVFQSFNLLAAFTALENVMLAMRFSKAIPQHHHRARATQLLERVGLGHRLVHKPAQLSNGEQQRVAVARALGNRPRLLLMDEPSAHLDTETAQRVTELVGELCAEGEVTLLVATHDPHLLESVDHVVEMQAINRVLARGAVV
- a CDS encoding alkaline phosphatase family protein, encoding MKRKRYVLIPTIFMLLCALTLSGSNTGVANAASPKRPKLVLVLISDGFRADYLDRFGDLFGKGGLKRLMEDGAWFTNAEFKHSTTYTAVGHSAILSGAGPGLSGLPANDWYDRKTDSRVYCVEDSSVKFYAGGKKKIKKHAGSSPRNFNGTTVGDELLLANSFQSKVISISVKDRGAILTGGKLGKSFWYSSSSGKFVTSQYYYKKNPKWLDAFNAQKLAASYFGKEWKLLRPASDYARSARDDRKYETNYKGVGRTFPHKLTSGLEKPGKNYFKMLRFTPFGDKVTLELVKKAVVAEKLGRRGVTDLLSVSFSSVDYVGHAFGPYSVEIQDTVLRLDRTVADLFKFLDNKVGMENVLVVMTADHGMAPIPEYMQELGVDAGRINPKDMAKAIDNALDKAFGPDDWVAAWWNPNVYLNVDTIRKKKLNPTEVENVAARFLLTYPGVANVFTRTQLVNGTVTKSEQGRKMMAAFNVALSGDVFVVQKPYWYLFAAPLQYGTTHGSPYDYDSRVPIIFMGPGVKAGRYATKASVYDIAPTLATLIRVSSPSLSVGRVLHQAFK